The genomic region CTGGTAATACCGCTTGAGCGTGGTCATGGCATCATTGATTTGCTGCAATTTTTCCTTGTCACCGCCCCGATCGGGGTGATGCAGGCTGACCAGTTGGCGATAGCGGAATTTGATCTGCTGAAACTCTACGGGTTCTTTCAAACTGAATAACTGCAGTGCGAGTGTTTTGTCGTTGGCGGCGGCAAAGCGCAGCCAGAACTGGTTAAGCATCTCGTCTACGTCCCTTTCATCCGTGTTGTGCAGGTGGCGCAAATCCAGATAGTAGTCACGCAGCGGATCATCATGCTGTAAACCGGCAGGATGCGGGCTGTAGGGCCGCCACTGGATGTTGAATACACTGATCTGAAGATCGCCGCGCTGCTCGCCAAGCAATTGCTCACGCAATCGGTACAACAGGTGAAACAGGAGAAAATGACTCTGGAACAGCGACAACGAATCAGTGAAATCAGTAGGGGGATTAGCGACATCCTCCGGCAACTGCTTGAGCAACTGGTATTCGCTCAACCCCTGCGGATGCTGTAGCAACAAATCCAGCAATGCCGCTTGCGCGGCTAGCGTATCCATACCGTCTTGATGTTGACGAATTCGTGGATGCCCTGCATCGCCAGCTCGCGGCCATAGCCGGAGGTCTTGATGCCACCAAACGGCAGGCGCGGATCACTTTTGACCATACCGTTGACGAACGCGCAGCCACATTCCAGTTGCCGGGCCAGCCGCTCGCCACGGGCGACATCGCGGGTCCAGACGCTGCCGCCCAGGCCAAATTCGGTGTCGTTGGCGATCTGGATGGCGTGTTGTTCATCGCGGGCGCGGATGACGATGGCGACCGGGCCAAACAACTCCTCGCTGTAGGCGGGATTGCCTTTTTCAACGCGATCCAGAATGGACGCCTGATAAAACGCGCCCGGTCCGGGCACGGGCTGACAGCCGGTCAGCGCGACGGCGCCGGCGGCCAGGCTGGCCTGTACCTGGTCGTGCAATTCGTCGCGCAAATCCACCCGCGCCAGGGGGGCCAGGGTGGTGGCCGAATCCA from Gammaproteobacteria bacterium harbors:
- a CDS encoding molecular chaperone DnaJ, yielding MDTLAAQAALLDLLLQHPQGLSEYQLLKQLPEDVANPPTDFTDSLSLFQSHFLLFHLLYRLREQLLGEQRGDLQISVFNIQWRPYSPHPAGLQHDDPLRDYYLDLRHLHNTDERDVDEMLNQFWLRFAAANDKTLALQLFSLKEPVEFQQIKFRYRQLVSLHHPDRGGDKEKLQQINDAMTTLKRYYQR